A DNA window from Arachis duranensis cultivar V14167 chromosome 3, aradu.V14167.gnm2.J7QH, whole genome shotgun sequence contains the following coding sequences:
- the LOC107478608 gene encoding NADPH:adrenodoxin oxidoreductase, mitochondrial yields MQNVVILQARKWFSRSLSSFSSNPLKVCVVGSGPAGFYTAEKMLKAHQQAQVDIIDRLPTPFGLVRSGVAPDHPETKIVINQFSRVAQHEQCSFLGNVTLGSSISLSELRKLYHVVVLAYGAESDRSLGIPGESLKGIYSAREFVWWYNGHPDGRNLDPDLKNTDAAVILGQGNVALDVARILLRPTAELATTDIANYALAALEESSIRKVYLVGRRGPAQAACTAKELREILGIRNVDISIQEVDLRLTPADEEELKSNRIKRRVHELLSKAAAKPRTAGLNQRELHFVFFRKPDSFQESEDRTGHVSGVHFEKTVLKGDGPGKQIAIGTGEFEDIKCGLVLKSIGYKSVPVDGLPFDHKKGIVPNFRGRVLSDTSGDPTLLEEGLYVCGWLKRGPTGIVATNLHCAEETVLSISEDIEKGMLISSAALPKPGREGLLQLLQDRDVRIVSFSDWEKIDSEEKRLGSSRNKPRQKLSTWDELHKAALE; encoded by the exons ATGCAAAACGTGGTAATTTTGCAAGCAAGGAAATGGTTTTCAAGAAGCTTGTCGAGCTTTTCTTCGAACCCTTTGAAAGTCTGCGTAGTTGGAAGTGGCCCTGCTGGATTCTACACTGCCGAGAAG ATGTTGAAGGCTCATCAACAAGCGCAGGTGGATATCATTGACCGGTTGCCCACGCCTTTCGGCTTGGTTCGCTCTGGTGTTGCACCCGATCACCCTGAAACAAAG ATTGTCATCAACCAGTTTTCACGGGTGGCGCAACATGAGCAATGCTCATTTCTTGGAAATGTGACTCTTGGATCTAGCATTTCTCTCTCTGAATTACGCAAGCTCTATCATGTG GTTGTCCTTGCATATGGTGCTGAAAGTGACAGAAGTCTTGGTATCCCAGGAGAA aGTTTGAAAGGGATATATTCAGCTAGAGAATTTGTTTGGTGGTATAACGGGCATCCTGATGGGCGAAATCTTGATCCAGACCTGAAGAACACAGATGCAGCTGTAATTCTTGGTCAG GGAAATGTTGCTCTTGATGTTGCACGCATTCTTTTACGGCCTACTGCAGAGTTAGCAACAACTGATATTGCCAATTATGCTTTGGCTGCTTTGGAGGAGAGCTCTATCAG GAAGGTCTATTTGGTCGGAAGACGTGGTCCTGCCCAAGCGGCTTGCACTGCAAAAGAACTGCGGGAGATTCTTG GTATTCGTAACGTTGATATATCCATACAGGAAGTGGATCTACGTTTAACACCAGCCGATGAG GAAGAACTAAAAAGCAACAGAATAAAGAGGAGAGTTCATGAATTGCTATCTAAGGCCGCCGCCAAACCCAGAACTGCTGGTTTGAACCAACGTGAACTTCATTTTGTCTTCTTCCGAAAGCCAGATAGTTTTCAAGAGTCAGAAGACAGAACTGGCCATGTTTCTGGTGTGCACTTTGAAAAGACAGTTCTTAAAG GTGATGGCCCTGGAAAACAGATAGCCATCGGCACTGGAGAATTTGAAGATATAAAATGCGG GTTGGTACTTAAGAGCATTGGTTACAAATCAGTACCAGTTGATGGCTTACCTTTTGATCATAAGAAAG GTATAGTTCCAAATTTTAGGGGTCGAGTGTTGAGTGACACGTCAGGGGATCCGACACTTCTTGAAGAGGGCTTGTATGTTTGTGGTTGGCTGAAGCGAGGACCAACTGGAATTGTTGCCACAAACCTGCATTGTGCTGAAGAAACT GTTTTGAGTATATCAGAAGACATTGAAAAAGGAATGTTGATTTCATCAGCTGCCTTACCAAAACCGGGCAGAGAGGGTCTTCTCCAGCTACTACAAGATAGAGATGTGAGAATAGTTTCATTCAGTGATTGGGAAAAGATAGACTCCGAAGAAAAGAGGCTTGGAAGTTCAAGGAACAAGCCTAGGCAGAAACTCTCCACCTGGGATGAGCTACACAAAGCTGCCCTAGAATGA